The following proteins come from a genomic window of Puntigrus tetrazona isolate hp1 chromosome 15, ASM1883169v1, whole genome shotgun sequence:
- the ssh2a gene encoding protein phosphatase Slingshot homolog 2 isoform X1: protein MTLESVAITESSSARGFCSCCGAKIMPYFSDNAVASQNQINQLISENFLTVKGAALFLPRGNGSSPSSAPRITQRRNKHTGDLQQHLQTMFTLLRPEDTIRLAVRLESAYSLRTRYMVIVSTNGRQDTEESVVLGMDFGNSDSTCTVGLVLPLWSDTLIHLDGDGGFSVSTVNRVHVFKPVSVQAMWSALQSLHKVCEVARCHNYYPGSLFLTWVSYYQSRVTSDQHCINEWNAMQDVQSHRADSPVLFTDLPTERERTERLIKTRLREIMMQKDLENVTSKEIRTELEMQMVCNLREFKEFIDNEMIVILGQMDSPTKIFDHVYLGSEWNASNLEELQNSGVRYILNVTREIDNFFPGLFEYHNIRVYDEEATNLLEYWNDTYKFISKAKKAGVKCLVHCKMGVSRSASTVIAYAMKEYGWDLERAFDHVKERRSVTKPNPSFMKQLEEYQGILLASKQRHNKLWRSHSDSDLSEAHEPLCKAPRSLDRSDPHNNNGPPSIQQMLGIAVIESLTNPQPPTGNTRTKLGESKMAHEDPILPPRPRQRAATVVPEHNMARNSRLNLTVSEPVARRHPPPCLHVLSTEKGEGNTTTSDLGAQSSHHVPEPKTDCVELSPNTPDQKDSYQVSQTLELCLESTVSKDEENLPSPSTPEADSPSGAPVAPGLDSSDDNNNPNTADLGTAGDFVDAGLSCLSTDSIDFFSAREKFLCLSQDSQPCSFSEVTSVSPPQSRCTPPLDDSSEEADECHAHSETKSDAVPHLPHNDNSVCVRHIVTELESISRTSSPPLARNSPQTATLEEVDEESASVPHSPTNKPSGSVRRATEQLELMLRQEVSSSLSPLPSPCLDCPEPHSSKPEDTAAQKAPDGKLDDTKVLDDEDSGIIPDPSFSVYLEGSVSVEADQITLNPTLEPSSASSSLLWLEGVTELETDVDDPLRPHVQLARSSEDLQKIQETLRELQAFLYEAGGLGLCTGQIEENQLPEDKQDSIYGEQRLEPKAPAIWQRAMEIEARIRQAGLTPPSLMKRSASLAKLDRLELSTNDLSDWDFHPASTGFHQPSSSSLSTFDSLPLTHSHDDAHKKQRVLPQSPSAPDCAIQTGRTESSAHLSPSCPQQTKVGGACPPEHTPVQPTVSVSSRQQHVKTHPVRRFRKALDKKKTVTVLYNTM from the exons TATCAGCGAGAACTTCCTAACTGTCAAAGGTGCTGCCCTCTTCCTCCCGCGGGGAAATGGCTCCTCCCCTTCTTCAGCACCCCGCATTACACAGCGTCGGAACAAACACACAG GTGACCTTCAGCAGCATTTGCAGACCATGTTCACCTTGCTGCGCCCAGAGGACACCATCCGCCTG GCTGTCCGGTTAGAGAGTGCCTACTCTCTGCGTACACGGTACATGGTCATCGTCTCCACAAATGGTAGACAGGACACTGAAGAAAGTGTGGTTCTGGGAATGGACTTTGGCAATTCAGACAG CACTTGCACAGTTGGGCTAGTTTTACCCTTGTGGAGCGATACGCTTATACACTTGGATGGAGACGG TGGCTTCAGTGTATCCACCGTTAACCGAGTCCATGTCTTCAAACCGGTCTCGGTGCAGGCCATGTG GTCGGCCTTGCAGTCCCTGCATAAGGTTTGTGAGGTGGCCAGATGTCATAACTACTACCCCGGGAGTCTATTCCTGACCTGGGTCAGTTACTATCAGAGCCGTGTGACCTCCGACCAACACTGCATCAATGAGTGGAACGCCATGCAAGACGTGCAGTCTCACCGTGCAGACTCTCCCGTGCTGTTCACCGACTT GCCAACTGAGAGAGAGCGCACAGAGAGACTGATTAAGACCCGTTTGAGAGAGATCATGATGCAGAAGGACCTGGAGAACGTCACTTCGAAAGAG ATTCGCACGGAGCTAGAGATGCAGATGGTTTGCAACCTGCGCGAGTTCAAGGAGTTCATCGATAATGAGATGATTGTCATACTGGGCCAGATGGACAGCCCCACCAAGATCTTTGACCACGTCTACTTG GGTTCAGAGTGGAATGCTTCAAATCTTGAGGAGCTCCAAAACAGTGG AGTTCGCTACATCCTGAATGTGACGCGAGAGATTGACAATTTCTTCCCCGGGCTTTTCGAGTACCACAACATCCGAGTGTATGACGAGGAGGCCACAAACCTCTTGGAGTATTGGAATGACACCTACAAGTTCATTTCCAAAGCCAA GAAAGCTGGGGTGAAGTGTCTGGTGCACTGTAAGATGGGGGTGAGCCGTTCTGCTTCCACAGTAATAGCCTATGCTATGAAGGAATACGGCTGGGACCTGGAGAGAGCCTTTGACCATGTGAAGGAAAGACGCTCTGTCACCAAACCAAACCCATCCTTTATGAAGCAGCTTGAGGAATACCAGGGTATCCTGCTAGCCAG CAAACAGAGGCATAACAAGCTGTGGCGTTCCCACTCAGACAGTGATCTGTCAGAGGCTCACGAGCCGTTGTGCAAGGCACCTCGCTCTCTGGACCGCTCAGACCCTCACAACAACAACGGTCCTCCGTCCATTCAGCAGATGCTGGGCATTGCGGTAATAGAATCCCTTACCAATCCACAGCCTCCTACAGGCAACACTCGTACTAAATTGGGTGAGTCTAAGATGGCACATGAAGACCCCATTCTTCCACCTCGTCCCAGACAACGAGCGGCCACAGTAGTGCCTGAGCATAATATGGCGAGGAACTCTCGTTTGAACCTCACGGTGAGCGAGCCTGTTGCTCGTCGCCATCCTCCTCCCTGTCTACATGTCCTTTCAACAGAGAAGGGAGAGGGCAACACCACCACTTCAGACCTCGGCGCCCAGTCATCCCACCATGTGCCTGAGCCAAAAACAGACTGTGTTGAGTTGTccccaaacacacctgatcaaAAGGACTCTTATCAAGTGTCACAAACTTTAGAACTGTGCCTGGAAAGCACTGTCAGTAAAGATGAAGAGAATCTGCCTTCTCCAAGCACGCCTGAGGCTGACAGCCCCTCAGGAGCCCCTGTGGCGCCTGGGCTGGACTCCAGTGATGATAACAACAACCCCAACACTGCAGATCTGGGAACAGCAGGAGACTTTGTGGATGCTGGCTTGTCCTGCCTCAGCACAGATAGCATTGACTTCTTCAGTGCCAGAGAGAAATTCCTCTGCCTATCCCAGGATAGTCAGCCTTGCTCGTTTTCTGAAGTGACCTCTGTCTCGCCACCTCAATCCAGATGCACCCCACCCTTGGATGATTCCAGTGAGGAAGCTGATGAG TGCCACGCCCATTCAGAGACCAAAAGCGATGCTGTGCCCCACCTCCCTCACAATGACAACAGCGTGTGTGTACGTCATATAGTAACTGAACTGGAATCCATATCACGTACCAGCAGTCCGCCACTGGCACGCAACTCACCTCAAACAGCCACACTGGAGGAGGTGGATGAGGAATCTGCTTCGGTTCCTCATTCTCCCACCAACAAGCCCTCAGGATCCGTACGCCGGGCCACTGAGCAATTGGAGCTTATGCTACGTCAAGAGgtttcttcctctctgtctcctcttcCTTCCCCGTGTTTGGACTGTCCTGAGCCCCACTCCAGCAAGCCAGAAGACACTGCAGCTCAAAAGGCTCCGGACGGAAAATTAGATGACACCAAAGTGCTTGATGATGAGGATTCTGGAATAATCCCTGATCCTTCCTTCTCCGTGTATCTTGAAGGGAGCGTTTCAGTGGAGGCCGACCAGATCACGTTGAACCCCACTCTTGAGCCAAGCTCTGCTTCTTCCTCTTTGTTGTGGTTAGAAGGTGTGACTGAGCTGGAAACGGACGTGGATGATCCGTTGAGACCCCATGTCCAATTGGCACGTAGCAGTGAGGACTTGCAGAAGATCCAGGAGACTCTCCGAGAGCTCCAAGCATTTTTATATGAGGCTGGAGGACTGGGGTTGTGCACTGGACAAATTGAGGAGAACCAGTTGCCTGAGGACAAGCAGGACTCGATATATGGGGAGCAGCGATTGGAGCCTAAAGCACCTGCGATATGGCAGAGAGCCATGGAAATCGAGGCCCGTATCAGACAGGCAGGACTTACCCCTCCTTCTCTCATGAAACGCTCTGCCTCACTCGCTAAACTTGACAGGCTAGAGCTATCTACTAATGATTTGAGCGACTGGGACTTTCACCCGGCTAGCACAGGATTTCATCaaccctcctcttcctctttatcCACCTTTGACTCTTTGCCGCTGACCCACAGCCATGATGACGCCCATAAAAAGCAGCGCGTTCTACCTCAGAGCCCTTCTGCTCCTGATTGCGCCATTCAGACGGGCAGGACTGAAAGCTCTGCCCACCTCTCACCCTCCTGCCCACAGCAGACTAAAGTGGGTGGAGCCTGTCCCCCTGAACACACCCCCGTCCAGCCCACCGTTTCGGTGTCCTCGCGACAGCAACATGTGAAAACTCACCCCGTTCGTCGTTTCCGCAAAGCGTTGGACAAGAAAAAGACAGTCACTGTTTTGTACAACACCATGTGA
- the ssh2a gene encoding protein phosphatase Slingshot homolog 2 isoform X2: MALVIVQRSPTPSTTSSPCVSEAGSAEDDRRSQPRSISENFLTVKGAALFLPRGNGSSPSSAPRITQRRNKHTGDLQQHLQTMFTLLRPEDTIRLAVRLESAYSLRTRYMVIVSTNGRQDTEESVVLGMDFGNSDSTCTVGLVLPLWSDTLIHLDGDGGFSVSTVNRVHVFKPVSVQAMWSALQSLHKVCEVARCHNYYPGSLFLTWVSYYQSRVTSDQHCINEWNAMQDVQSHRADSPVLFTDLPTERERTERLIKTRLREIMMQKDLENVTSKEIRTELEMQMVCNLREFKEFIDNEMIVILGQMDSPTKIFDHVYLGSEWNASNLEELQNSGVRYILNVTREIDNFFPGLFEYHNIRVYDEEATNLLEYWNDTYKFISKAKKAGVKCLVHCKMGVSRSASTVIAYAMKEYGWDLERAFDHVKERRSVTKPNPSFMKQLEEYQGILLASKQRHNKLWRSHSDSDLSEAHEPLCKAPRSLDRSDPHNNNGPPSIQQMLGIAVIESLTNPQPPTGNTRTKLGESKMAHEDPILPPRPRQRAATVVPEHNMARNSRLNLTVSEPVARRHPPPCLHVLSTEKGEGNTTTSDLGAQSSHHVPEPKTDCVELSPNTPDQKDSYQVSQTLELCLESTVSKDEENLPSPSTPEADSPSGAPVAPGLDSSDDNNNPNTADLGTAGDFVDAGLSCLSTDSIDFFSAREKFLCLSQDSQPCSFSEVTSVSPPQSRCTPPLDDSSEEADECHAHSETKSDAVPHLPHNDNSVCVRHIVTELESISRTSSPPLARNSPQTATLEEVDEESASVPHSPTNKPSGSVRRATEQLELMLRQEVSSSLSPLPSPCLDCPEPHSSKPEDTAAQKAPDGKLDDTKVLDDEDSGIIPDPSFSVYLEGSVSVEADQITLNPTLEPSSASSSLLWLEGVTELETDVDDPLRPHVQLARSSEDLQKIQETLRELQAFLYEAGGLGLCTGQIEENQLPEDKQDSIYGEQRLEPKAPAIWQRAMEIEARIRQAGLTPPSLMKRSASLAKLDRLELSTNDLSDWDFHPASTGFHQPSSSSLSTFDSLPLTHSHDDAHKKQRVLPQSPSAPDCAIQTGRTESSAHLSPSCPQQTKVGGACPPEHTPVQPTVSVSSRQQHVKTHPVRRFRKALDKKKTVTVLYNTM, translated from the exons TATCAGCGAGAACTTCCTAACTGTCAAAGGTGCTGCCCTCTTCCTCCCGCGGGGAAATGGCTCCTCCCCTTCTTCAGCACCCCGCATTACACAGCGTCGGAACAAACACACAG GTGACCTTCAGCAGCATTTGCAGACCATGTTCACCTTGCTGCGCCCAGAGGACACCATCCGCCTG GCTGTCCGGTTAGAGAGTGCCTACTCTCTGCGTACACGGTACATGGTCATCGTCTCCACAAATGGTAGACAGGACACTGAAGAAAGTGTGGTTCTGGGAATGGACTTTGGCAATTCAGACAG CACTTGCACAGTTGGGCTAGTTTTACCCTTGTGGAGCGATACGCTTATACACTTGGATGGAGACGG TGGCTTCAGTGTATCCACCGTTAACCGAGTCCATGTCTTCAAACCGGTCTCGGTGCAGGCCATGTG GTCGGCCTTGCAGTCCCTGCATAAGGTTTGTGAGGTGGCCAGATGTCATAACTACTACCCCGGGAGTCTATTCCTGACCTGGGTCAGTTACTATCAGAGCCGTGTGACCTCCGACCAACACTGCATCAATGAGTGGAACGCCATGCAAGACGTGCAGTCTCACCGTGCAGACTCTCCCGTGCTGTTCACCGACTT GCCAACTGAGAGAGAGCGCACAGAGAGACTGATTAAGACCCGTTTGAGAGAGATCATGATGCAGAAGGACCTGGAGAACGTCACTTCGAAAGAG ATTCGCACGGAGCTAGAGATGCAGATGGTTTGCAACCTGCGCGAGTTCAAGGAGTTCATCGATAATGAGATGATTGTCATACTGGGCCAGATGGACAGCCCCACCAAGATCTTTGACCACGTCTACTTG GGTTCAGAGTGGAATGCTTCAAATCTTGAGGAGCTCCAAAACAGTGG AGTTCGCTACATCCTGAATGTGACGCGAGAGATTGACAATTTCTTCCCCGGGCTTTTCGAGTACCACAACATCCGAGTGTATGACGAGGAGGCCACAAACCTCTTGGAGTATTGGAATGACACCTACAAGTTCATTTCCAAAGCCAA GAAAGCTGGGGTGAAGTGTCTGGTGCACTGTAAGATGGGGGTGAGCCGTTCTGCTTCCACAGTAATAGCCTATGCTATGAAGGAATACGGCTGGGACCTGGAGAGAGCCTTTGACCATGTGAAGGAAAGACGCTCTGTCACCAAACCAAACCCATCCTTTATGAAGCAGCTTGAGGAATACCAGGGTATCCTGCTAGCCAG CAAACAGAGGCATAACAAGCTGTGGCGTTCCCACTCAGACAGTGATCTGTCAGAGGCTCACGAGCCGTTGTGCAAGGCACCTCGCTCTCTGGACCGCTCAGACCCTCACAACAACAACGGTCCTCCGTCCATTCAGCAGATGCTGGGCATTGCGGTAATAGAATCCCTTACCAATCCACAGCCTCCTACAGGCAACACTCGTACTAAATTGGGTGAGTCTAAGATGGCACATGAAGACCCCATTCTTCCACCTCGTCCCAGACAACGAGCGGCCACAGTAGTGCCTGAGCATAATATGGCGAGGAACTCTCGTTTGAACCTCACGGTGAGCGAGCCTGTTGCTCGTCGCCATCCTCCTCCCTGTCTACATGTCCTTTCAACAGAGAAGGGAGAGGGCAACACCACCACTTCAGACCTCGGCGCCCAGTCATCCCACCATGTGCCTGAGCCAAAAACAGACTGTGTTGAGTTGTccccaaacacacctgatcaaAAGGACTCTTATCAAGTGTCACAAACTTTAGAACTGTGCCTGGAAAGCACTGTCAGTAAAGATGAAGAGAATCTGCCTTCTCCAAGCACGCCTGAGGCTGACAGCCCCTCAGGAGCCCCTGTGGCGCCTGGGCTGGACTCCAGTGATGATAACAACAACCCCAACACTGCAGATCTGGGAACAGCAGGAGACTTTGTGGATGCTGGCTTGTCCTGCCTCAGCACAGATAGCATTGACTTCTTCAGTGCCAGAGAGAAATTCCTCTGCCTATCCCAGGATAGTCAGCCTTGCTCGTTTTCTGAAGTGACCTCTGTCTCGCCACCTCAATCCAGATGCACCCCACCCTTGGATGATTCCAGTGAGGAAGCTGATGAG TGCCACGCCCATTCAGAGACCAAAAGCGATGCTGTGCCCCACCTCCCTCACAATGACAACAGCGTGTGTGTACGTCATATAGTAACTGAACTGGAATCCATATCACGTACCAGCAGTCCGCCACTGGCACGCAACTCACCTCAAACAGCCACACTGGAGGAGGTGGATGAGGAATCTGCTTCGGTTCCTCATTCTCCCACCAACAAGCCCTCAGGATCCGTACGCCGGGCCACTGAGCAATTGGAGCTTATGCTACGTCAAGAGgtttcttcctctctgtctcctcttcCTTCCCCGTGTTTGGACTGTCCTGAGCCCCACTCCAGCAAGCCAGAAGACACTGCAGCTCAAAAGGCTCCGGACGGAAAATTAGATGACACCAAAGTGCTTGATGATGAGGATTCTGGAATAATCCCTGATCCTTCCTTCTCCGTGTATCTTGAAGGGAGCGTTTCAGTGGAGGCCGACCAGATCACGTTGAACCCCACTCTTGAGCCAAGCTCTGCTTCTTCCTCTTTGTTGTGGTTAGAAGGTGTGACTGAGCTGGAAACGGACGTGGATGATCCGTTGAGACCCCATGTCCAATTGGCACGTAGCAGTGAGGACTTGCAGAAGATCCAGGAGACTCTCCGAGAGCTCCAAGCATTTTTATATGAGGCTGGAGGACTGGGGTTGTGCACTGGACAAATTGAGGAGAACCAGTTGCCTGAGGACAAGCAGGACTCGATATATGGGGAGCAGCGATTGGAGCCTAAAGCACCTGCGATATGGCAGAGAGCCATGGAAATCGAGGCCCGTATCAGACAGGCAGGACTTACCCCTCCTTCTCTCATGAAACGCTCTGCCTCACTCGCTAAACTTGACAGGCTAGAGCTATCTACTAATGATTTGAGCGACTGGGACTTTCACCCGGCTAGCACAGGATTTCATCaaccctcctcttcctctttatcCACCTTTGACTCTTTGCCGCTGACCCACAGCCATGATGACGCCCATAAAAAGCAGCGCGTTCTACCTCAGAGCCCTTCTGCTCCTGATTGCGCCATTCAGACGGGCAGGACTGAAAGCTCTGCCCACCTCTCACCCTCCTGCCCACAGCAGACTAAAGTGGGTGGAGCCTGTCCCCCTGAACACACCCCCGTCCAGCCCACCGTTTCGGTGTCCTCGCGACAGCAACATGTGAAAACTCACCCCGTTCGTCGTTTCCGCAAAGCGTTGGACAAGAAAAAGACAGTCACTGTTTTGTACAACACCATGTGA